In Streptomyces sp. NBC_00414, a single window of DNA contains:
- a CDS encoding LmeA family phospholipid-binding protein — MRTPHPIAAHAPPNPYEDLAALDDGPFDNGPLEDFLHDEEPASAEEPEEEAEAEWAPPNHRKDSGGRRGARTGRRRQRRGRGRTPLSVRPLAALPLAAKAVVAVLVLAAFLALGDRWALLYAERTAAEKVRDQLDLRASPEVEIDGFPFVTQVLDRRLDSVSVTVPDVAADRISLAKVSATATGIRLDGGPTSPRGARIPSLDGEVLLSFDDLNRELGASQVTFTGHDGDEVRARGTLPVAGHDLRLRADARIRRDGERGISTEVGGMRLDIGDLATFRPGTRRSEGLHLTRASAARLAKEKRKAKELLSVPAIAERFGVPDSAVRAALRDDNDFAEFTGSPRFVRKLMKVNLIDLAVDNPGILKRLGFDPALLDGLSRLTRPALVDRLSIGFRLPKPPQGDLRLRDVRVHKDGIRVRVTGTGLAVGAPADT, encoded by the coding sequence ATGCGTACCCCCCACCCCATAGCGGCGCATGCCCCTCCGAACCCGTACGAGGATCTCGCCGCCCTCGACGACGGACCCTTCGACAACGGACCCCTTGAGGACTTCCTCCACGACGAGGAGCCCGCGTCCGCCGAAGAACCGGAGGAGGAGGCGGAGGCGGAGTGGGCACCCCCCAACCACCGCAAGGACTCCGGCGGTCGACGCGGGGCCCGGACCGGCCGCCGCCGTCAGCGTCGAGGCCGTGGCCGAACTCCCCTCTCCGTACGACCCCTTGCCGCACTGCCCCTGGCCGCGAAGGCCGTCGTCGCGGTCCTCGTCCTCGCCGCCTTCCTTGCCCTCGGTGACCGCTGGGCGCTCCTGTACGCGGAGCGCACGGCGGCCGAGAAGGTCCGGGACCAGCTGGACCTGCGCGCGTCCCCCGAGGTCGAGATCGACGGCTTCCCCTTCGTCACCCAGGTCCTCGACCGGCGGCTCGACTCCGTCTCGGTCACCGTCCCGGACGTGGCGGCGGACCGGATCTCCCTGGCGAAGGTCTCGGCCACGGCCACCGGCATCCGGCTCGACGGCGGCCCGACCTCGCCGCGCGGCGCGCGGATCCCCTCGCTCGACGGCGAGGTGCTGCTGTCCTTCGACGACCTCAACCGTGAACTGGGCGCGTCACAGGTCACGTTCACCGGTCACGACGGCGACGAGGTGCGGGCGCGCGGCACGCTGCCCGTCGCCGGGCACGATCTGCGGCTGCGGGCCGACGCGCGGATCCGGCGGGACGGCGAGCGCGGCATCTCGACCGAGGTCGGCGGTATGCGCCTGGACATCGGCGACCTGGCCACCTTCCGGCCCGGCACCCGCAGGTCCGAGGGCCTGCACCTGACCCGCGCGTCCGCCGCCCGCCTCGCGAAGGAGAAGCGCAAGGCGAAGGAACTGCTGTCCGTGCCGGCGATCGCCGAGCGCTTCGGCGTGCCGGACAGCGCGGTGCGGGCGGCGCTGCGCGACGACAACGACTTCGCCGAGTTCACCGGCTCCCCGCGGTTCGTCCGCAAGCTCATGAAGGTCAACCTCATCGACCTCGCCGTGGACAACCCCGGGATCCTCAAGCGGCTCGGCTTCGACCCGGCCCTCCTCGACGGCCTCTCCCGCCTCACCAGGCCGGCCCTCGTCGACCGCCTCTCCATCGGCTTCCGGCTGCCGAAGCCGCCCCAGGGCGATCTGCGGCTGCGGGACGTGCGCGTCCACAAGGACGGGATCAGGGTGCGGGTGACGGGCACCGGACTCGCCGTCGGGGCACCGGCGGACACATAA
- a CDS encoding ABC transporter ATP-binding protein, translating to MREVREAFARFWPLTRGDRGRLLLIIAFVIVSALAETASILLFAELTDHALKAGSLAAFWGPAGAWLAVAVLGAVVGYLGNSLAVVTAEGFVLRLRAGVFRHVQDLPPHFFQKYRRGDLVERLTGDVEAIEQMVVSGAVGAVSAVFSAVFYSVAALWLRWDLALVTFLLAPLFLVAARRFAGRVRTAAQDERTADGAITSVVEESLGNIVLTQAYNRRGAEEQRLDREARAWLRASVRGARASEMYEQFVEVVETLCVLTVIGLGAWEIAQGRMSLGQLLAFAAFLGYLYPPIRDLGQLGLTLTAATAGARRLQEILDTEPAVTDPAEPVGAWPVQGWVSFHDASFRYPGAERDCLHEVTFTARPGEFVLVTGPSGAGKSTLAKLLTRFYDPSAGVIRLDGVPLADVPLEFLRENVALLPQETLVLHGTIRENIACGRPDATDEEIERAAREADAHEFVRALPHGYETLITPGTAVLSGGQLQRVAIARAMLRAAPVLVLDEPTTGLDALAARRVVQPLRRLVSGRTTVMITHDLTLAPDADRILVVDGGRLVEQGTHEELLARGGTYARLAGPLPTDVQAAGDAETTTRPLQPSP from the coding sequence ATGCGGGAAGTACGGGAGGCATTCGCACGTTTCTGGCCGCTGACGCGCGGCGACCGCGGACGGCTGTTGCTGATCATCGCTTTCGTGATCGTTTCCGCGCTCGCGGAGACGGCCTCCATCCTGCTCTTCGCGGAACTCACCGACCACGCGCTCAAGGCCGGTTCGCTCGCCGCGTTCTGGGGTCCGGCCGGTGCCTGGCTGGCGGTGGCCGTGCTCGGCGCGGTCGTCGGCTACCTCGGCAACTCCCTCGCCGTCGTCACGGCCGAGGGATTCGTGCTGCGGCTGCGCGCGGGCGTCTTCCGCCACGTCCAGGACCTGCCCCCGCACTTCTTCCAGAAATACCGCCGGGGCGACCTGGTGGAACGGCTCACCGGCGACGTCGAGGCCATCGAACAGATGGTGGTCTCGGGCGCGGTGGGAGCGGTCTCCGCCGTGTTCTCGGCGGTCTTCTATTCGGTCGCGGCCCTCTGGCTGCGCTGGGACCTCGCCCTGGTCACCTTCCTCCTCGCGCCCCTCTTCCTCGTCGCGGCCCGCCGCTTCGCCGGCCGCGTCAGGACGGCAGCCCAGGACGAGCGGACCGCCGACGGCGCGATCACCTCGGTCGTCGAGGAGTCCCTCGGCAACATCGTGCTCACCCAGGCGTACAACCGGCGCGGGGCGGAGGAGCAGCGGCTCGACCGCGAGGCGCGCGCCTGGCTGCGGGCCAGTGTGCGCGGAGCCCGCGCGAGCGAGATGTACGAGCAGTTCGTCGAGGTCGTCGAGACGCTCTGCGTGCTCACGGTGATCGGGCTCGGCGCCTGGGAGATCGCGCAGGGCCGCATGTCCCTGGGCCAGTTGCTCGCCTTCGCCGCCTTCCTCGGCTACCTCTACCCGCCGATCCGCGACCTCGGCCAACTGGGTCTGACCCTGACGGCCGCGACCGCCGGAGCGCGGCGCCTCCAGGAGATCCTGGACACCGAGCCCGCCGTCACCGACCCGGCCGAACCGGTCGGGGCGTGGCCCGTACAGGGCTGGGTCTCCTTCCACGACGCGTCCTTCCGCTACCCGGGCGCGGAGCGCGACTGCCTGCACGAGGTGACGTTCACCGCGCGGCCGGGCGAGTTCGTCCTGGTCACCGGGCCGAGCGGGGCCGGAAAGTCCACCCTCGCCAAGCTCCTGACCCGCTTCTACGACCCCTCGGCGGGCGTGATCCGCCTGGACGGCGTCCCGCTCGCGGACGTACCCCTTGAGTTCCTGCGCGAGAACGTCGCCCTGCTGCCCCAGGAGACCCTCGTCCTGCACGGCACGATCCGCGAGAACATCGCCTGCGGGCGGCCGGACGCGACGGACGAGGAGATCGAACGGGCCGCGCGCGAAGCTGACGCCCACGAGTTCGTCCGTGCGCTGCCCCACGGGTACGAGACGCTGATCACGCCCGGCACGGCCGTGCTGTCCGGCGGGCAGCTCCAGCGGGTGGCCATCGCCCGCGCGATGCTCCGGGCCGCCCCCGTCCTCGTACTCGACGAACCGACCACCGGGCTCGACGCGCTCGCCGCCCGCCGGGTCGTACAGCCGCTGCGGCGCCTGGTGTCCGGCCGTACGACCGTGATGATCACCCATGATCTGACGCTCGCGCCGGACGCCGACCGGATCCTCGTCGTGGACGGCGGACGTCTGGTGGAGCAGGGCACGCACGAGGAACTGCTCGCACGCGGAGGGACGTACGCGCGGCTCGCGGGCCCGCTCCCGACGGACGTGCAGGCGGCCGGGGACGCGGAGACGACCACGCGGCCGCTGCAGCCCAGCCCGTAG
- the mshD gene encoding mycothiol synthase, whose product MTSDDTAPAARKLSASLGQGGIPTARSIDVLTTLSPERTEAVLALLAEAARTDGQQAVSEQGRLHLRGAARDGIRHLLLSSEDRLVGYAQLEDTDPVEAPAAELVVHPAHRGHGHGRALGSALLAESGKRLRVWAHGGHSAARHLAQVLGLALFRELRQMRRPLTGLDLPEPAFPDGVRVRTFVPGEDDAAWLAANAAAFAHHPEQGSLGQQDLDARKAEPWFDPAGFFLAFRGDELVGFHWTKVHEAEGLGEVYVVGVRPDAQGGGLGKALTTVGLRHLAGSGVPDAMLYVDADNLAAVAVYERLGFVVHETDLMYRTES is encoded by the coding sequence ATGACCAGCGACGACACCGCACCGGCTGCCCGCAAGCTCTCGGCCTCGCTCGGCCAGGGCGGCATTCCCACGGCCCGCTCCATCGACGTCCTCACCACGCTGAGCCCGGAGCGGACCGAGGCCGTGCTGGCGCTCCTGGCGGAGGCCGCCCGGACCGACGGACAGCAGGCCGTCTCCGAGCAGGGCCGGCTGCATCTGCGCGGCGCCGCACGGGACGGAATCCGCCATCTGCTGCTGAGCTCCGAGGACCGGCTCGTCGGGTACGCGCAGCTGGAGGACACCGACCCCGTCGAGGCGCCCGCCGCCGAGCTGGTCGTCCACCCGGCGCACCGCGGTCACGGGCACGGCCGGGCGCTGGGCAGCGCGTTGCTCGCCGAGTCCGGCAAGCGGCTGCGGGTGTGGGCCCACGGCGGGCATTCGGCGGCCCGTCATCTCGCCCAGGTCCTCGGTCTCGCCCTCTTTCGCGAACTGCGCCAGATGCGGCGGCCCCTGACCGGCCTCGACCTGCCCGAGCCGGCGTTTCCCGACGGGGTGCGGGTGCGGACGTTCGTGCCCGGCGAGGACGACGCGGCCTGGCTCGCCGCGAACGCCGCCGCCTTCGCGCACCATCCCGAGCAGGGGTCGCTCGGGCAGCAGGACCTAGACGCGCGCAAGGCCGAGCCGTGGTTCGATCCGGCCGGGTTCTTCCTCGCCTTCCGCGGCGACGAACTGGTCGGGTTCCACTGGACGAAGGTCCACGAGGCCGAAGGGCTCGGCGAGGTGTACGTCGTCGGGGTGCGGCCCGACGCACAGGGGGGTGGCCTGGGGAAGGCCCTCACCACGGTCGGTCTCCGGCATCTGGCGGGTTCGGGCGTGCCTGATGCCATGTTGTACGTGGATGCCGACAACTTGGCCGCGGTGGCCGTGTACGAGCGGCTCGGGTTCGTCGTGCACGAGACGGATCTCATGTACCGGACCGAGTCCTGA
- a CDS encoding bifunctional metallophosphatase/5'-nucleotidase yields the protein MSATPQPYRPRRRTTRLLAGVAGVATIGALVAALPSSASASAGESAKKHGHQSPSRYQDVQLLSFNDLHGNLEPPSGSSGRVTEIQPDGTTRTIDSGGVEYLATHLRQARQGNKYSVTAAGGDMVGASPLISGLFHDEPTIEALNKLDLDVTSVGNHEFDEGAKELGRLQNGGCHPTDGCYVAGRKFKGADFPYLAANVLDEKTKKPILKPYWVWKKNGVKVGFIGVTLEDTPGVVSAEGVKGLKFKDEVETINKYAKELEKQGVKSVVALIHEGGLPASAAYNYDCDSPGGGDGISGPIVDIAKNVTPKVDALVTGHTHAAYACTIDDPSGKPRTVTSAASFGRLYTDTTLTYDRRTGDIARTAVASANHVVTRDVAKAPDMTELITKWNTLAAPIGNKPIGYISGDISNVGTESPIGDLIADAQLAYGKELDPETDLALMNPGGIRAPLTYASKGTEGDGVVTYAEGFTVQPFANTVNLQSFTGAQVVQVLKEQVSGTNAASPKVLQISSGLTYTLDLTKSGADRVVTDSILLNGAAIDPAATYRVATNSFLAGGGDGFTTLGQGTNDLVGDDDLAALETYLLANSSASDPIAPPAANRITVVQ from the coding sequence ATGTCAGCCACACCTCAGCCGTACCGCCCAAGACGCCGCACCACCCGCCTCCTCGCGGGCGTCGCGGGCGTCGCCACCATCGGCGCGCTGGTCGCGGCGCTTCCGTCGTCGGCGTCCGCGTCCGCGGGCGAGTCGGCGAAGAAGCACGGACACCAGAGCCCGTCCCGCTACCAGGACGTCCAGCTGCTGTCCTTCAACGACCTGCACGGCAACCTGGAGCCGCCGTCCGGCTCCTCCGGCCGGGTCACCGAGATCCAGCCCGACGGCACCACCAGGACGATCGACTCGGGCGGTGTCGAGTACCTGGCGACGCATCTGCGCCAGGCCCGCCAGGGCAACAAGTACTCGGTCACCGCGGCGGGCGGTGACATGGTCGGCGCCTCGCCGCTGATCTCCGGGCTCTTCCACGACGAGCCCACCATCGAGGCGCTGAACAAGCTCGACCTCGATGTGACGAGCGTCGGCAACCACGAGTTCGACGAGGGCGCCAAGGAACTGGGCCGCCTGCAGAACGGCGGCTGCCACCCCACGGACGGCTGTTACGTGGCGGGCAGGAAGTTCAAGGGCGCCGACTTCCCGTATCTCGCGGCGAACGTCCTCGACGAGAAGACGAAGAAGCCGATCCTCAAGCCCTACTGGGTGTGGAAGAAGAACGGCGTCAAGGTCGGCTTCATCGGCGTCACGCTGGAGGACACCCCGGGTGTCGTCTCCGCCGAGGGTGTGAAGGGCCTCAAGTTCAAGGACGAGGTCGAGACGATCAACAAGTACGCCAAGGAGCTGGAGAAGCAGGGCGTCAAGTCGGTCGTCGCGCTGATCCACGAGGGCGGGCTCCCGGCCTCGGCGGCGTACAACTACGACTGCGACTCGCCCGGTGGCGGCGACGGCATATCCGGCCCCATCGTGGACATCGCGAAGAACGTCACGCCGAAGGTCGACGCGCTGGTCACCGGCCACACGCACGCCGCGTACGCGTGCACGATCGACGACCCGTCGGGCAAGCCCCGTACGGTCACCTCGGCGGCGTCCTTCGGGCGGCTCTACACCGACACGACGCTGACGTACGACCGCCGGACCGGGGACATCGCCCGGACCGCCGTCGCCTCCGCGAACCACGTGGTGACGCGTGACGTGGCCAAGGCCCCGGACATGACCGAGCTGATCACCAAGTGGAACACCCTCGCGGCGCCGATCGGCAACAAGCCCATCGGATACATCTCCGGTGACATCTCCAACGTCGGCACGGAGTCCCCGATCGGCGACCTGATCGCCGACGCGCAGCTCGCGTACGGCAAGGAGCTGGACCCCGAGACCGACCTCGCGCTGATGAACCCGGGCGGTATCCGGGCTCCCCTCACCTACGCGTCCAAGGGCACCGAGGGCGACGGCGTGGTGACCTACGCCGAGGGCTTCACCGTCCAGCCGTTCGCCAACACCGTGAACCTGCAGAGCTTCACCGGTGCCCAGGTCGTCCAGGTACTCAAGGAGCAGGTCAGCGGTACGAACGCGGCCTCGCCGAAGGTGCTGCAGATCTCGTCGGGTCTCACCTACACGCTCGACCTGACGAAGAGCGGCGCCGACCGGGTCGTCACCGACTCGATTCTGCTGAACGGCGCCGCGATCGATCCGGCCGCCACCTACCGCGTCGCGACGAACAGCTTCCTCGCGGGCGGCGGCGACGGCTTCACCACGCTGGGCCAGGGCACGAACGACCTGGTGGGCGACGACGACCTCGCGGCCCTGGAGACGTACCTGCTGGCCAACTCCTCGGCGTCGGACCCGATCGCGCCGCCCGCGGCGAACCGGATCACCGTCGTCCAGTAG